In Archocentrus centrarchus isolate MPI-CPG fArcCen1 chromosome 21, fArcCen1, whole genome shotgun sequence, the following are encoded in one genomic region:
- the LOC115800638 gene encoding MAGUK p55 subfamily member 4-like produces MLNKVSTVEEEEDLMAIDEKCVEAASAIKFKVIPITERPFYNQTMVYVRAMTDYSPQQDLTIPCTDAGMSFRRGDILEIVDQTDTLWWQAKKLPSNTACAGPIPSTSLLKRKQGQFWWSQPYQPHTCIQTCECVQVLF; encoded by the exons ATGCTTAATAAAGTGAGCACTGTGGAGGAAG AGGAAGACCTGATGGCCATTGATGAGAAATGTGTGGAAGCAG ctagTGCAATAAAGTTTAAAGTCATTCCCATCACAGAAAGGCCGTTCTACAATCAGACCATG gTGTATGTGCGGGCCATGACCGACTACAGCCCTCAGCAGGACCTGACCATCCCCTGCACCGACGCCGGCATGAGCTTCAGAAGAGGTGACATCCTGGAGATCGTGGATCAGACAGACACCCTGTGGTGGCAGGCAAAGAAACTCCCAAGCAACACAGCATGTGCCGGCCCCATTCCCTCCACCAGCCTGCTCAAACG GAAGCAGGGGCAGTTCTGGTGGTCTCAGCCTTACCAGCCACACACCTGCATACAGACATGTGAGTGTGTTCAGGTTCTCTTTTAG